Proteins co-encoded in one Aethina tumida isolate Nest 87 chromosome 7, icAetTumi1.1, whole genome shotgun sequence genomic window:
- the LOC109597716 gene encoding transcription factor SPT20 homolog isoform X2 → MQSLEAACDEGERTIKKLKTNRSSLPLLQTQEEPEVSETSEETEETDETEKNETNQKSIFTKLYELYSELEEQSEGSRIKDSSNLLDKLVARERLNTLILNLYPGNKGYSLAVRASPRTADAPDDTANIIESAQWPYEKDELLMYINNEELPPFLAKDLETECSYLFYNGCIIAEVRDYRQAYPHFKCDIHHVLLRPTLRSLLADINNIVDETGDWGNEDRDQLESQLLLANSPNLCLEPNSLISYKVNQINRTRQMWNTHRFRRAARKFSQVTVNRKRKLDQFTHRHGLELFDFLTRTRARAPRTPSTSGATTSGASSSQTLSSAASTSTSRRTPRHEDLIRPVPVPNLDLPPIAAPSGGVVINEFKAYPRIKETDDCLPQPVEEYTLETDMPSKENGKPRVYHIKLSILQRPSNSEFLGELYLDRDHRRNERNGVACRFSLGSRNNANRYIHQFTDIFTESGRKSVRIRCTRGPYKELAQQQMQAQTNLVQQQLNQIGQNVQGQSPIVNGGISLVQQNQQTTHNINVPILQNQLQGGTTPAKVTQQVSNQELEISALAQKLMNSAKQFQAAANAKHQQQQQQQQKLTSGSSNAAIINLLNSSTTGGAGSEATSAAVASAIGAQPQQQTATVTTTSLLPQQLQAVNQKLMAAAARKMTIPSARVLNHAGNLIAINNNSRLNLADLNSQITGRQQPQTITLTSVNSGGTFTNYTTVPVKQVLNQRIVTSNTAAASASGGAGDNKSLSALLVGTPAADHPDIASPNTNSLLIEKLAGASGNTSSFQGTTHYIQSPKGGQQFMVQSPKGQQTVLTPLSSPPPQNSNTINVQSLNFAQLPLQVQLPGFAQSISTTGTTSGAAATNLQGATAGPTSLLVSMPGAVTTAAASSNTVAQGGGAQTMNSLVGSPTVVLANAASPNLALLVTTGVKGLGQQGIRAAGTAQTVTLSPDTVQVPGSPALSSQLQKQMHMQQYQQMCLSQQANMSKLRRRPNGSEPQ, encoded by the exons cGGATAAAAGACAGCTCAAATCTGTTAGACAAACTTGTAGCGAGAGAAAGACTGAACACATTAATTCTAAATCTGTACCCCGGCAACAAAGGATATTCCCTGGCGGTAAGAGCGAGTCCACGAACCGCCGACGCCCCCGACGATACTGCCAATATAATTGAATCAGCACAGTGGCCTTACGAGAAGGACGAGCTTCTCATGTATATTAACAATGAAGAGCTTCCCCCGTTTCTTGCGAAAGATTTGGAGACAGAATGCAGTTACCTCTTTTACAATGGCTGTATCATAGCGGAAGTTAGGGACTATCGCCAAGCCTACCCTCATTTCAAGTGTGATATACACCATGTTCTACTCAGGCCTACACTCAGA AGTCTTCTTGCTGACATAAACAATATCGTGGATGAGACTGGCGATTGGGGGAACGAGGACAGGGATCAATTGGAAAGCCAACTCCTACTAGCCAACTCACCAAACTTGTGTTTAGAaccaaatagtttaattagttACAAAGTAAATCAAATCAATAGGACAAGGCAAATGTGGAACACGCACAG GTTTAGGCGGGCCGCCCGCAAATTCTCTCAAGTAACGGTTAACCGAAAACGGAAATTGGACCAGTTCACACACCGCCACGGTCTTGAGCTTTTCGACTTTCTGACACGGACGAGGGCACGAGCTCCACGGACACCGTCGACGAGTGGGGCGACCACTTCGGGCGCCTCGTCGTCGCAGACGTTGTCGTCGGCCGCGTCCACGTCGACGAGCAGGCGGACGCCCCGACACGAAGACCTGATCAGACCTGTGCCGGTGCCCAATTTGGATCTGCCGCCCATAGCGGCGCCAAGCGGTGGCGTGGTCATCAACGAGTTCAAGGCTTATCCCAGGATAAAG GAGACGGACGATTGTCTGCCGCAGCCGGTCGAAGAGTACACTTTGGAGACCGACATGCCGTCGAAGGAGAACGGCAAGCCACGAGTCTATCACATAAAGCTGTCGATATTGCAGCGTCCCTCCAATTCGGAGTTTCTGGGCGAGCTGTATTTGGACCGTGATCACAGACGGAACGAAAGGAACGGGGTGGCGTGTCGGTTCTCGCTCGGGTCGAGGAACAACGCGAACCGTTACATACACCAGTTCACGGACATTTTCACGGAGAGTGGCAGGAAATCGGTGCGGATACGATGCACGCGGGGGCCGTACAAAGAACTTGCGCAGCAACAG atGCAAGCACAGACAAATTTGGTACAGCAACAGTTGAACCAGATTGGTCAGAATGTGCAGGGTCAATCGCCAATAGTCAACGGGGGCATCAGCCTAGTACAACAAAACCAGCAAACCACTCACAACATTAACGTTCCCATTTTG CAGAACCAGCTGCAGGGAGGGACGACGCCGGCGAAAGTTACGCAGCAGGTGTCCAATCAGGAATTGGAGATCAGTGCGCTGGCGCAAAAGCTCATGAACTCGGCAAAACAGTTTCAAGCCGCTG CGAACGCAAAACATCAACAGCAACAGCAGCAACAACAGAAACTGACCTCAGGCAGCAGCAACGCGGCTATTATCAACCTGTTGAACAGTTCCACAACCGGCGGTGCTGGCAGCGAGGCGACCAGCGCCGCGGTCGCGAGCGCCATAGGCGCCCAGCCGCAACAACAGACGGCTACAGTAACGACGACGTCGCTGCTGCCGCAGCAGCTGCAGGCCGTCAACCAGAAACTGATGGCGGCCGCGGCGCGTAAAATGACGATACCCAGTGCCCGTGTCTTAAACCACGCCGGCAATTTGATCGCCATCAACAACAATAGCAG ACTGAATTTGGCAGATCTTAACTCACAGATTACTGGCAGGCAACAGCCACAAACTATCACTTTAACGTCGGTCAATAGCGGCGGTACTTTTACGAATTATACGACGGTTCCAGTAAAGcag GTGCTCAACCAGCGGATAGTTACGAGCAATACGGCGGCAGCTTCAGCTTCAGGCGGTGCCGGCGACAACAAATCACTAAGCGCACTACTTGTTGGTACGCCGGCCGCCGACCATCCCGACATCGCTAGTCCCAACACCAACTCGCTCCTTATCGAAAAACTGGCGGGGGCGTCGGGAAACACATCCTCGTTTCAG GGTACCACACATTACATACAAAGTCCAAAGGGCGGACAACAGTTCATGGTGCAATCGCCCAAAGGGCAACAAACTGTTTTGACACCACTGTCTAGTCCTCCGCCACAGAACTCAAACACCATCAACGTTCAAAGCCTCAATTTTGCTCAATTACCATTACAG gTACAGCTACCGGGGTTCGCGCAGTCGATCTCGACGACGGGGACGACGTCAGGCGCGGCCGCCACCAATCTCCAGGGAGCGACGGCCGGTCCCACCAGCCTCCTGGTGTCAATGCCGGGGGCCGTGACTACTGCCGCGGCGTCCTCGAACACCGTAGCGCAGGGAGGCGGCGCTCAGACCATGAACTCGCTGGTCGGCTCGCCGACCGTCGTTTTGGCGAACGCCGCCTCGCCTAATTTAG cTCTGCTGGTGACGACGGGCGTTAAGGGATTGGGACAGCAGGGAATACGCGCCGCTGGAACCGCCCAGACGGTCACCCTATCACCAG ATACGGTACAAGTACCAGGAAGTCCAGCGTTGTCAAGCCAACTACAGAAGCAAATGCACATGCAGCAGTATCAGCAGATGTGCCTCAGCCAGCAAGCCAACATGAGCAAGTTAAGAAGAAGACCCAACGGCTCCGAACCTCAGTGA
- the LOC109597716 gene encoding transcription factor SPT20 homolog isoform X1: MQSLEAACDEGERTIKKLKTNRSSLPLLQTQEEPEVSETSEETEETDETEKNETNQKSIFTKLYELYSELEEQSEGSRIKDSSNLLDKLVARERLNTLILNLYPGNKGYSLAVRASPRTADAPDDTANIIESAQWPYEKDELLMYINNEELPPFLAKDLETECSYLFYNGCIIAEVRDYRQAYPHFKCDIHHVLLRPTLRSLLADINNIVDETGDWGNEDRDQLESQLLLANSPNLCLEPNSLISYKVNQINRTRQMWNTHRFRRAARKFSQVTVNRKRKLDQFTHRHGLELFDFLTRTRARAPRTPSTSGATTSGASSSQTLSSAASTSTSRRTPRHEDLIRPVPVPNLDLPPIAAPSGGVVINEFKAYPRIKETDDCLPQPVEEYTLETDMPSKENGKPRVYHIKLSILQRPSNSEFLGELYLDRDHRRNERNGVACRFSLGSRNNANRYIHQFTDIFTESGRKSVRIRCTRGPYKELAQQQMQAQTNLVQQQLNQIGQNVQGQSPIVNGGISLVQQNQQTTHNINVPILQNQLQGGTTPAKVTQQVSNQELEISALAQKLMNSAKQFQAAANAKHQQQQQQQQKLTSGSSNAAIINLLNSSTTGGAGSEATSAAVASAIGAQPQQQTATVTTTSLLPQQLQAVNQKLMAAAARKMTIPSARVLNHAGNLIAINNNSRLNLADLNSQITGRQQPQTITLTSVNSGGTFTNYTTVPVKQVLNQRIVTSNTAAASASGGAGDNKSLSALLVGTPAADHPDIASPNTNSLLIEKLAGASGNTSSFQGTTHYIQSPKGGQQFMVQSPKGQQTVLTPLSSPPPQNSNTINVQSLNFAQLPLQVQLPGFAQSISTTGTTSGAAATNLQGATAGPTSLLVSMPGAVTTAAASSNTVAQGGGAQTMNSLVGSPTVVLANAASPNLALLVTTGVKGLGQQGIRAAGTAQTVTLSPGGQPFQLITPLQRARPQHHGGQGTATARTIQRTTPITIKMATTNANTVQVPGSPALSSQLQKQMHMQQYQQMCLSQQANMSKLRRRPNGSEPQ, translated from the exons cGGATAAAAGACAGCTCAAATCTGTTAGACAAACTTGTAGCGAGAGAAAGACTGAACACATTAATTCTAAATCTGTACCCCGGCAACAAAGGATATTCCCTGGCGGTAAGAGCGAGTCCACGAACCGCCGACGCCCCCGACGATACTGCCAATATAATTGAATCAGCACAGTGGCCTTACGAGAAGGACGAGCTTCTCATGTATATTAACAATGAAGAGCTTCCCCCGTTTCTTGCGAAAGATTTGGAGACAGAATGCAGTTACCTCTTTTACAATGGCTGTATCATAGCGGAAGTTAGGGACTATCGCCAAGCCTACCCTCATTTCAAGTGTGATATACACCATGTTCTACTCAGGCCTACACTCAGA AGTCTTCTTGCTGACATAAACAATATCGTGGATGAGACTGGCGATTGGGGGAACGAGGACAGGGATCAATTGGAAAGCCAACTCCTACTAGCCAACTCACCAAACTTGTGTTTAGAaccaaatagtttaattagttACAAAGTAAATCAAATCAATAGGACAAGGCAAATGTGGAACACGCACAG GTTTAGGCGGGCCGCCCGCAAATTCTCTCAAGTAACGGTTAACCGAAAACGGAAATTGGACCAGTTCACACACCGCCACGGTCTTGAGCTTTTCGACTTTCTGACACGGACGAGGGCACGAGCTCCACGGACACCGTCGACGAGTGGGGCGACCACTTCGGGCGCCTCGTCGTCGCAGACGTTGTCGTCGGCCGCGTCCACGTCGACGAGCAGGCGGACGCCCCGACACGAAGACCTGATCAGACCTGTGCCGGTGCCCAATTTGGATCTGCCGCCCATAGCGGCGCCAAGCGGTGGCGTGGTCATCAACGAGTTCAAGGCTTATCCCAGGATAAAG GAGACGGACGATTGTCTGCCGCAGCCGGTCGAAGAGTACACTTTGGAGACCGACATGCCGTCGAAGGAGAACGGCAAGCCACGAGTCTATCACATAAAGCTGTCGATATTGCAGCGTCCCTCCAATTCGGAGTTTCTGGGCGAGCTGTATTTGGACCGTGATCACAGACGGAACGAAAGGAACGGGGTGGCGTGTCGGTTCTCGCTCGGGTCGAGGAACAACGCGAACCGTTACATACACCAGTTCACGGACATTTTCACGGAGAGTGGCAGGAAATCGGTGCGGATACGATGCACGCGGGGGCCGTACAAAGAACTTGCGCAGCAACAG atGCAAGCACAGACAAATTTGGTACAGCAACAGTTGAACCAGATTGGTCAGAATGTGCAGGGTCAATCGCCAATAGTCAACGGGGGCATCAGCCTAGTACAACAAAACCAGCAAACCACTCACAACATTAACGTTCCCATTTTG CAGAACCAGCTGCAGGGAGGGACGACGCCGGCGAAAGTTACGCAGCAGGTGTCCAATCAGGAATTGGAGATCAGTGCGCTGGCGCAAAAGCTCATGAACTCGGCAAAACAGTTTCAAGCCGCTG CGAACGCAAAACATCAACAGCAACAGCAGCAACAACAGAAACTGACCTCAGGCAGCAGCAACGCGGCTATTATCAACCTGTTGAACAGTTCCACAACCGGCGGTGCTGGCAGCGAGGCGACCAGCGCCGCGGTCGCGAGCGCCATAGGCGCCCAGCCGCAACAACAGACGGCTACAGTAACGACGACGTCGCTGCTGCCGCAGCAGCTGCAGGCCGTCAACCAGAAACTGATGGCGGCCGCGGCGCGTAAAATGACGATACCCAGTGCCCGTGTCTTAAACCACGCCGGCAATTTGATCGCCATCAACAACAATAGCAG ACTGAATTTGGCAGATCTTAACTCACAGATTACTGGCAGGCAACAGCCACAAACTATCACTTTAACGTCGGTCAATAGCGGCGGTACTTTTACGAATTATACGACGGTTCCAGTAAAGcag GTGCTCAACCAGCGGATAGTTACGAGCAATACGGCGGCAGCTTCAGCTTCAGGCGGTGCCGGCGACAACAAATCACTAAGCGCACTACTTGTTGGTACGCCGGCCGCCGACCATCCCGACATCGCTAGTCCCAACACCAACTCGCTCCTTATCGAAAAACTGGCGGGGGCGTCGGGAAACACATCCTCGTTTCAG GGTACCACACATTACATACAAAGTCCAAAGGGCGGACAACAGTTCATGGTGCAATCGCCCAAAGGGCAACAAACTGTTTTGACACCACTGTCTAGTCCTCCGCCACAGAACTCAAACACCATCAACGTTCAAAGCCTCAATTTTGCTCAATTACCATTACAG gTACAGCTACCGGGGTTCGCGCAGTCGATCTCGACGACGGGGACGACGTCAGGCGCGGCCGCCACCAATCTCCAGGGAGCGACGGCCGGTCCCACCAGCCTCCTGGTGTCAATGCCGGGGGCCGTGACTACTGCCGCGGCGTCCTCGAACACCGTAGCGCAGGGAGGCGGCGCTCAGACCATGAACTCGCTGGTCGGCTCGCCGACCGTCGTTTTGGCGAACGCCGCCTCGCCTAATTTAG cTCTGCTGGTGACGACGGGCGTTAAGGGATTGGGACAGCAGGGAATACGCGCCGCTGGAACCGCCCAGACGGTCACCCTATCACCAGGTGGGCAACCATTCCAGCTAATAACGCCGCTGCAGCGGGCCAGACCGCAGCACCACGGTGGGCAGGGCACCGCCACTGCCCGCACCATCCAACGAACCACGCCGATCACCATCAAAATGGCCACGACCAACGCAA ATACGGTACAAGTACCAGGAAGTCCAGCGTTGTCAAGCCAACTACAGAAGCAAATGCACATGCAGCAGTATCAGCAGATGTGCCTCAGCCAGCAAGCCAACATGAGCAAGTTAAGAAGAAGACCCAACGGCTCCGAACCTCAGTGA
- the LOC109597716 gene encoding transcription factor SPT20 homolog isoform X3, giving the protein MQSLEAACDEGERTIKKLKTNRSSLPLLQTQEEPEVSETSEETEETDETEKNETNQKSIFTKLYELYSELEEQSEGSRIKDSSNLLDKLVARERLNTLILNLYPGNKGYSLAVRASPRTADAPDDTANIIESAQWPYEKDELLMYINNEELPPFLAKDLETECSYLFYNGCIIAEVRDYRQAYPHFKCDIHHVLLRPTLRSLLADINNIVDETGDWGNEDRDQLESQLLLANSPNLCLEPNSLISYKVNQINRTRQMWNTHRFRRAARKFSQVTVNRKRKLDQFTHRHGLELFDFLTRTRARAPRTPSTSGATTSGASSSQTLSSAASTSTSRRTPRHEDLIRPVPVPNLDLPPIAAPSGGVVINEFKAYPRIKETDDCLPQPVEEYTLETDMPSKENGKPRVYHIKLSILQRPSNSEFLGELYLDRDHRRNERNGVACRFSLGSRNNANRYIHQFTDIFTESGRKSVRIRCTRGPYKELAQQQMQAQTNLVQQQLNQIGQNVQGQSPIVNGGISLVQQNQQTTHNINVPILQNQLQGGTTPAKVTQQVSNQELEISALAQKLMNSAKQFQAAANAKHQQQQQQQQKLTSGSSNAAIINLLNSSTTGGAGSEATSAAVASAIGAQPQQQTATVTTTSLLPQQLQAVNQKLMAAAARKMTIPSARVLNHAGNLIAINNNSRLNLADLNSQITGRQQPQTITLTSVNSGGTFTNYTTVPVKQVLNQRIVTSNTAAASASGGAGDNKSLSALLVGTPAADHPDIASPNTNSLLIEKLAGASGNTSSFQVQLPGFAQSISTTGTTSGAAATNLQGATAGPTSLLVSMPGAVTTAAASSNTVAQGGGAQTMNSLVGSPTVVLANAASPNLALLVTTGVKGLGQQGIRAAGTAQTVTLSPGGQPFQLITPLQRARPQHHGGQGTATARTIQRTTPITIKMATTNANTVQVPGSPALSSQLQKQMHMQQYQQMCLSQQANMSKLRRRPNGSEPQ; this is encoded by the exons cGGATAAAAGACAGCTCAAATCTGTTAGACAAACTTGTAGCGAGAGAAAGACTGAACACATTAATTCTAAATCTGTACCCCGGCAACAAAGGATATTCCCTGGCGGTAAGAGCGAGTCCACGAACCGCCGACGCCCCCGACGATACTGCCAATATAATTGAATCAGCACAGTGGCCTTACGAGAAGGACGAGCTTCTCATGTATATTAACAATGAAGAGCTTCCCCCGTTTCTTGCGAAAGATTTGGAGACAGAATGCAGTTACCTCTTTTACAATGGCTGTATCATAGCGGAAGTTAGGGACTATCGCCAAGCCTACCCTCATTTCAAGTGTGATATACACCATGTTCTACTCAGGCCTACACTCAGA AGTCTTCTTGCTGACATAAACAATATCGTGGATGAGACTGGCGATTGGGGGAACGAGGACAGGGATCAATTGGAAAGCCAACTCCTACTAGCCAACTCACCAAACTTGTGTTTAGAaccaaatagtttaattagttACAAAGTAAATCAAATCAATAGGACAAGGCAAATGTGGAACACGCACAG GTTTAGGCGGGCCGCCCGCAAATTCTCTCAAGTAACGGTTAACCGAAAACGGAAATTGGACCAGTTCACACACCGCCACGGTCTTGAGCTTTTCGACTTTCTGACACGGACGAGGGCACGAGCTCCACGGACACCGTCGACGAGTGGGGCGACCACTTCGGGCGCCTCGTCGTCGCAGACGTTGTCGTCGGCCGCGTCCACGTCGACGAGCAGGCGGACGCCCCGACACGAAGACCTGATCAGACCTGTGCCGGTGCCCAATTTGGATCTGCCGCCCATAGCGGCGCCAAGCGGTGGCGTGGTCATCAACGAGTTCAAGGCTTATCCCAGGATAAAG GAGACGGACGATTGTCTGCCGCAGCCGGTCGAAGAGTACACTTTGGAGACCGACATGCCGTCGAAGGAGAACGGCAAGCCACGAGTCTATCACATAAAGCTGTCGATATTGCAGCGTCCCTCCAATTCGGAGTTTCTGGGCGAGCTGTATTTGGACCGTGATCACAGACGGAACGAAAGGAACGGGGTGGCGTGTCGGTTCTCGCTCGGGTCGAGGAACAACGCGAACCGTTACATACACCAGTTCACGGACATTTTCACGGAGAGTGGCAGGAAATCGGTGCGGATACGATGCACGCGGGGGCCGTACAAAGAACTTGCGCAGCAACAG atGCAAGCACAGACAAATTTGGTACAGCAACAGTTGAACCAGATTGGTCAGAATGTGCAGGGTCAATCGCCAATAGTCAACGGGGGCATCAGCCTAGTACAACAAAACCAGCAAACCACTCACAACATTAACGTTCCCATTTTG CAGAACCAGCTGCAGGGAGGGACGACGCCGGCGAAAGTTACGCAGCAGGTGTCCAATCAGGAATTGGAGATCAGTGCGCTGGCGCAAAAGCTCATGAACTCGGCAAAACAGTTTCAAGCCGCTG CGAACGCAAAACATCAACAGCAACAGCAGCAACAACAGAAACTGACCTCAGGCAGCAGCAACGCGGCTATTATCAACCTGTTGAACAGTTCCACAACCGGCGGTGCTGGCAGCGAGGCGACCAGCGCCGCGGTCGCGAGCGCCATAGGCGCCCAGCCGCAACAACAGACGGCTACAGTAACGACGACGTCGCTGCTGCCGCAGCAGCTGCAGGCCGTCAACCAGAAACTGATGGCGGCCGCGGCGCGTAAAATGACGATACCCAGTGCCCGTGTCTTAAACCACGCCGGCAATTTGATCGCCATCAACAACAATAGCAG ACTGAATTTGGCAGATCTTAACTCACAGATTACTGGCAGGCAACAGCCACAAACTATCACTTTAACGTCGGTCAATAGCGGCGGTACTTTTACGAATTATACGACGGTTCCAGTAAAGcag GTGCTCAACCAGCGGATAGTTACGAGCAATACGGCGGCAGCTTCAGCTTCAGGCGGTGCCGGCGACAACAAATCACTAAGCGCACTACTTGTTGGTACGCCGGCCGCCGACCATCCCGACATCGCTAGTCCCAACACCAACTCGCTCCTTATCGAAAAACTGGCGGGGGCGTCGGGAAACACATCCTCGTTTCAG gTACAGCTACCGGGGTTCGCGCAGTCGATCTCGACGACGGGGACGACGTCAGGCGCGGCCGCCACCAATCTCCAGGGAGCGACGGCCGGTCCCACCAGCCTCCTGGTGTCAATGCCGGGGGCCGTGACTACTGCCGCGGCGTCCTCGAACACCGTAGCGCAGGGAGGCGGCGCTCAGACCATGAACTCGCTGGTCGGCTCGCCGACCGTCGTTTTGGCGAACGCCGCCTCGCCTAATTTAG cTCTGCTGGTGACGACGGGCGTTAAGGGATTGGGACAGCAGGGAATACGCGCCGCTGGAACCGCCCAGACGGTCACCCTATCACCAGGTGGGCAACCATTCCAGCTAATAACGCCGCTGCAGCGGGCCAGACCGCAGCACCACGGTGGGCAGGGCACCGCCACTGCCCGCACCATCCAACGAACCACGCCGATCACCATCAAAATGGCCACGACCAACGCAA ATACGGTACAAGTACCAGGAAGTCCAGCGTTGTCAAGCCAACTACAGAAGCAAATGCACATGCAGCAGTATCAGCAGATGTGCCTCAGCCAGCAAGCCAACATGAGCAAGTTAAGAAGAAGACCCAACGGCTCCGAACCTCAGTGA